One region of Chlamydiota bacterium genomic DNA includes:
- a CDS encoding beta-ketoacyl-ACP synthase II: MDDTRRVVITGLGLVTPLGIGIERNWDALVEGRSGVGRLTHFNASGYATRIAGQVREFDASRLLGDRGDIDYLGAHSRFAIAAARLAYEDAGLGGCPLDPERVGVYLGCGEGDPSFLWLAQRIAESLEEDGEVSIRRFLCRSAEMLNPRRDIEYEPNKPVYHIANLFNARGPNSNCLTACAASAQALGEAACAIVRGDAELMFAGGAHSMIHPMGVAGFNLLNAISTRNDDPEKASRPFDRERDGFVIAEGSGVLILEEAGHAARRGARIYGELLGYGCSSDAYRITDIHPDGRGAAQAMRNALNDARIAPDEVGYINAHGTSTQINDRVETLAIKKVFGERSRAVPVSSTKSMMGHLIAAAGAVEAAVCLLAIGRGIVPPTINQEFPDPECDLDYVPNRAREARVEIALSNSFGFGGQNICLVLSRYRG; this comes from the coding sequence ATGGACGACACACGGCGCGTGGTGATCACGGGGCTCGGACTGGTCACGCCGCTCGGCATCGGCATCGAGCGGAACTGGGACGCCCTCGTCGAGGGCCGCTCCGGCGTGGGCCGGCTCACGCACTTCAACGCATCCGGCTACGCGACGCGGATCGCGGGGCAGGTCCGGGAGTTCGACGCCAGCCGGCTCCTCGGGGACCGCGGGGACATCGACTACCTCGGCGCGCACAGCCGCTTCGCCATCGCCGCCGCGCGCCTCGCCTACGAGGACGCGGGCCTCGGCGGCTGCCCCCTCGACCCTGAGCGGGTCGGCGTCTACCTCGGCTGCGGGGAGGGGGACCCGAGCTTCCTCTGGCTCGCGCAGCGCATCGCGGAGTCGCTCGAGGAAGACGGCGAGGTCTCCATCCGGCGCTTCCTCTGCCGCAGCGCGGAGATGCTGAATCCGCGGCGGGACATCGAGTACGAGCCGAACAAGCCGGTCTACCATATCGCGAATCTGTTCAACGCGCGGGGGCCCAACTCCAACTGCCTCACCGCCTGCGCCGCGAGCGCCCAGGCGCTCGGCGAGGCGGCCTGCGCCATCGTGCGCGGCGACGCCGAGCTGATGTTCGCGGGGGGGGCGCACTCGATGATCCACCCGATGGGGGTCGCGGGGTTCAACCTCCTCAACGCCATCTCCACGCGCAACGACGACCCCGAGAAGGCGAGCCGCCCGTTCGACCGGGAGCGCGACGGCTTCGTGATCGCCGAGGGGTCGGGGGTGCTCATCCTCGAGGAGGCCGGCCACGCCGCGCGGCGCGGGGCGCGGATCTACGGGGAGCTCCTCGGCTACGGCTGCTCCTCGGACGCCTACCGGATCACCGACATCCACCCGGACGGCCGCGGCGCCGCCCAGGCGATGCGGAACGCCCTGAACGACGCGCGGATCGCCCCGGACGAGGTGGGGTACATCAACGCGCACGGGACCTCCACGCAGATCAACGACCGCGTGGAGACCCTCGCGATCAAGAAGGTCTTCGGGGAGCGCAGCCGCGCCGTGCCGGTCAGCTCGACCAAATCGATGATGGGGCACCTGATCGCCGCGGCGGGGGCGGTGGAGGCGGCCGTCTGCCTGCTCGCGATCGGGCGGGGGATCGTCCCCCCCACCATCAACCAGGAGTTCCCGGACCCGGAGTGCGATCTCGACTATGTCCCCAACAGGGCCCGCGAGGCGCGGGTGGAGATCGCCCTCTCGAACTCGTTCGGTTTCGGGGGGCAGAACATCTGCCTCGTCCTCTCGCGCTACAGGGGGTGA